From the genome of Carettochelys insculpta isolate YL-2023 chromosome 23, ASM3395843v1, whole genome shotgun sequence:
ccatagggcagcagtttggcgtgggcaaggccgccatcggggctgtcctcatggaggtaagaggaccccaGAGTGGGAGCCCGGGGGGCGGTGAGAGCCCtcgggggagcccgggggggagcccgGGCGTGGAGGggtagacacaccctgcacacccctcactggtgctctctcatgtccttcccctgcaggtcgtccgcgcaatcaatgccctgctcctccacaggctcgtgcggcttggggacccagatgctgccatcgcggggtttgccagcctgggcttcccagattgctctggggctctggatgggacccatatccccatccatgccccggagcacagcggaggacgcttcctcaataggaagggataccattcggtggtcctctaggccttggtggacagccggggccgcttcctagacatttatgttggctggcctggcagtacccacgacgcctgggtattcagaaattcgggcctgtgctgccggctggaggtggggacctacatcccccagcgggagatccctgtgggggacaccacgatgcccctctgcgttgtcgcagatgcggcataccccctccggcccttgctcatgcacccttacacaggccgtCTCacagctagccaggagcgcttcaacacacgcttgaaccacgcgcgccaggtggtcgagcgcactttcacccacctcaaagggtgctggaggtctctcctcacccgcctggatgcaggccccaccaacatcccccaggttgtgggtgcatgcagcgcactccacaatctggtggagagcaagggagaggccttcttccaggcctgggctgtggaggctggcagggccgacgtctagccacctgctgcccccagtcgccaggtcgaccctgaggggatccgggtccgggaagccctgcgggcccattttgaccaggctgcggggtgaacgctggcagggccagctgcaggcgagccacccactgcagctcccccatcctccacaacactccctgcccccatgcccacaccacagagcacccgagagcacacacccctccacttttctttgaaataaatggaaatgttgtttcaaaccaaacagtgcaacttcttattaataacatagaaaaaaaggggggaactatttacatgggggggcagctagcaaaacaggggtccaacaaaaactatatacaaacgggatatgtacaaagggggggggggccatgtcctcggccccgcaccctaatgtccagcgcctggtgttggagggcgtgaccctcgcctcgggcggaggccgggagaaccggcaaatacggccaGACGGTGTCCCcaagccccaggtccccctcggtggcaggccccagggtggctgacggtggagggaTGGTGGTCGGAGCTGtgggcggcgtggcatggggggccaggtgttccgctatgcactcgaaggtccacatgaaggccccccaggcctcctggcgccaggccagcgctcgctcttggagctccagccgccactcctccacccgcaggcgccgctccaacacctccagctgatgctggagggtcgcgagcagctgggggtccgtggccgtcctcgggtggcTCCGCCattggcctcgtcctggggctggtcggtgctccgccgagggccTGGcttgctgggatggccccagtgggctctccaggacgacggacacctcgccggtgctctccgggcccaccgatggtgcagctgcggaacacggggaggaagaagagtggggacagccgttagtgtgggccctgaccagtggcccttgtccccccactcctctgctgctggttccccatccctgtccccgggagatgctcatgatgatgatgggtgtccccccggctccccacaggggccctaggttccgctcccccccatccccagggatggggcatggcgctgtcctgctgtggggcaggggctgatgcactcttctgagggacatgccactgctgtccttggggccatggtcatctgggcatgtggagggccctggtcatgtatcttgtccccaccccttaaccccgggggtgtgcaccaggggggtacatacctgacggtccgctcccacagtcgggggacacccactgggtggacgccctgctggagctctgggatgggatggcgatccagagccccccatcgctggaggattccccctcctcctcctccggcatcccaggggtgggctcctgggggggcccctggggtgcagggcttgcctccggggcggactccgtctccggggcctgctggggctcgttggccgatgtgtcaagagtggccggcggggaggagatgtaccgggggcccaggatggccctgagctccctgtaaaaggggcaagtggctggggcggccccagatcggctggccacatcccgggcccgggcgtaaccctgccgcagctccttaaccttactcctgacgtggtcaggagtgcgggcagggtgaccccaggcagccaggccctcggccaaccGAGTGAACGGATCTGCGTTCCGCCTcatgctccccattacctggagcacctcctcctcgccccagagccccagcaggtcccggatctcggactccgtccaggaggggccccgctgcctcttccccagctggctgccagcctgggagccctggctccccttggggggggtgccctgggggcacttggggggctggctgggtgccatCGCTGCAgggtgttgggctgtggctgctgcgggtgtgcaggctggctgcgtggcagtgctgccgcctgcatgtgctctcagcttcttgcacaggaacgcagggggcggggagctttaaggggctgctgcacgcagcgactatagagctcaggggctggagagagcgtctctcaacccctcagctgatggccaccatggtggaccctgctatttcgatgttgcgggacgcagatcgtctatacgtgccctacttcgatgttcaacgtcaaagtagggcgctattcccatctcctgttggggacagcgacttcgacgtctcgccgccttacatcaatttcaacttcgaaatagtgcttgccacgtgtagacgtggtgggcgctatttcaaagttggcacggctacttggaagtagctggcacgtgtggATGCGGCttaggtcttgcatccatactaGAACGCCTCTAGTTTAGGTTTATTACTTCTAGCCATGCATGCACATGTGTTGggacattcaggctgtgtctacacttgcattcctctttcgaaagaggtatgcaaatgaggcaaattgaaaatgcaaatgaggcttaaatttgcatatttggcacctcatttgcacattctaatttcaaaagagtttcttttgaaaaaagaaagccagtgtagacgctgctcttttgaaagtaaacccatcttcgaaagaatccttcttcccattaaataaatacactggctttcttctttcgaaagaaacacTTTCAAAATTAGAGTATGCAAAGGTGCCaggtatgcaaatttatacctcatttgcattttcaatttgcctcattttcatacctctttcaaaagaggaatgcaagtgcgaTGCACcctcagtatggctacgtctacactagcacactatgtcgaagtagcctatctCGAAGTAAGAaaattgaaataggctacttcgacacgtattgtctacacgtcccccagggctggtgccaccgatgttcagcgtcaaagtagcgccagggaacgtcgaaaggagctgccctggaaggaaatgtggagtgtccgcATACACAAGCGCGCCCTATCGAAATAAGGGGTCAGGAAAGCCcgcagactgggtcacaggctggcctagcccttccagggcaacagcaaaccactcctttaaaggtcccctcccagacacacccggcctgcacagcacgaggtctgcagagtacTCTTCACACTGTCGCAGACCAaatcacagcagctatggaccccccagcagcagcagcagcagcagcaggtagtcatccagggg
Proteins encoded in this window:
- the LOC142001002 gene encoding uncharacterized protein LOC142001002; this translates as MSRQTFLELCQWLTPALRHQDTSMRRALTIEKRVGIAVWNLATPDSYRSIGQQFGVGKAAIGAVLMEVVRAINALLLHRLVRLGDPDAAIAGFASLGFPDCSGALDGTHIPIHAPEHSGGRFLNRKGYHSVVL